Proteins co-encoded in one Cupriavidus nantongensis genomic window:
- a CDS encoding integrating conjugative element protein, which produces MKRPEPINLSAKACRLLRPTALAGTLALVCGLAWAQVGYQNSGPVLGDDVMYSIGGGSAVSMGRAAGMRSIGVGVGWNSNLICGDMSIQTTLRNQLNGITNGFQQIMSNVIQSATSAVASLPALIIQRADPGLYNLLTNGVLQARLDFDRSKLTCRAMAEKMAETAGGQLGWSQMAEGMALRDAVGSNDAVSAVEQAETRRGNDGVPWVGGSNAGGAGQSAIRVVGDVTRAGYNLVNGRGVTDTSSIASTSCASLSCQTWTSPQQATEWATRVLGEQVQRTCDSCTKTETVPGVGLTPLIQEEYEAKLEVLQELVSGTRNTTFENLREAGSTSLPITRGVIEALRDEPDQDLLARRLASEVALSSVLEKALLLQRTLLTGKKEPNVAANELAVEAVNHESDTLDREIRNLKTELELRRELANNSPMAIIQRHGTRAAGSRGIYEGDPVPDRLDQLQKGNPGGRP; this is translated from the coding sequence ATGAAGCGTCCTGAACCGATCAACCTTTCCGCCAAGGCGTGCCGCCTGCTGCGCCCGACGGCGCTGGCCGGCACGCTCGCTCTGGTCTGCGGCCTGGCGTGGGCGCAGGTCGGATACCAGAACAGCGGCCCCGTCCTCGGCGATGACGTCATGTACTCGATCGGTGGCGGCAGCGCGGTGTCCATGGGCCGCGCGGCCGGCATGCGCTCCATCGGGGTCGGCGTGGGGTGGAACAGCAACCTGATCTGCGGCGACATGAGCATCCAGACCACGCTGCGCAACCAGCTCAATGGGATCACGAATGGGTTCCAGCAGATCATGAGCAACGTGATCCAGAGCGCGACGAGCGCGGTGGCATCGCTGCCGGCGCTGATCATCCAGCGGGCCGATCCGGGCCTGTACAACCTGCTCACGAATGGCGTTCTGCAGGCGCGGCTGGATTTCGACCGCTCCAAGCTGACGTGCCGCGCGATGGCGGAGAAGATGGCCGAGACGGCGGGCGGACAGCTTGGCTGGAGCCAGATGGCCGAAGGCATGGCCCTGCGTGACGCGGTTGGCAGCAACGATGCCGTGTCGGCCGTCGAGCAGGCCGAGACGCGCCGCGGCAACGACGGCGTTCCCTGGGTGGGCGGCAGCAATGCCGGTGGCGCGGGCCAGTCCGCCATCCGGGTGGTCGGCGACGTCACCCGCGCGGGCTACAACCTGGTCAACGGTCGCGGCGTGACGGACACCTCCTCCATCGCGTCCACCAGTTGCGCGAGCCTGTCCTGCCAGACCTGGACGTCGCCGCAGCAGGCGACCGAATGGGCCACGCGGGTCCTCGGAGAGCAGGTGCAGCGCACGTGCGACTCCTGCACCAAGACCGAGACGGTGCCCGGCGTCGGGCTGACGCCGCTGATCCAGGAAGAGTACGAGGCGAAGCTGGAGGTTCTTCAGGAGCTGGTTTCCGGCACGCGCAATACCACCTTTGAGAACCTGCGCGAGGCTGGCAGCACGTCGCTGCCGATCACGCGCGGCGTGATCGAGGCGCTGCGCGACGAGCCGGATCAAGACCTTCTGGCGCGGCGCCTCGCGTCGGAGGTGGCGCTGTCGTCGGTGCTGGAAAAAGCGCTGCTGCTCCAGCGCACGCTGCTCACGGGCAAGAAGGAGCCCAACGTCGCAGCCAACGAACTCGCGGTCGAGGCCGTGAACCACGAGAGCGACACGCTCGACCGGGAGATCCGCAACCTCAAGACCGAACTTGAACTGCGGCGCGAGCTGGCGAATAACTCGCCGATGGCCATCATCCAGCGCCATGGCACGCGCGCGGCAGGCTCGCGCGGCATCTATGAGGGCGATCCGGTGCCCGACCGCCTCGACCAGTTGCAGAAGGGCAATCCGGGAGGCCGGCCATGA